The genome window atgatttCATTCTAACGAAATGTCTTTTCAAGAACGGGAAGAATTAATCTGGATGCGAAAGCAAATGAGAATCCTCTACAATAACATGTGAATATTGAGTTTGTATAAAATACTGACAACGTTAAGTGTAAATATTTATCGAAACATAAAGGAACATAAACATAAAGGAAGCTCAAACGCAAacatgatttccaattggaacaCCAGTAGGATGACGGCGGGCATGGGGATAAATATGGAGTTTTCACCGAGCGATCCGCTATTTTCTGAGAACAATGGAGCTTCCTCAGGTCGCGGTTTCACAACAGCAAGCATCCGCGGGTTTATAGGAATTGTGAAACAAAAGTGCTGGTCAGCAATGCACAGTTGGCTTATACCTCCTGAATCACAAACGAACACGGCGGATagtaccaaaaaatctttggttgTTCCCGATGTATCGGTCGATTGCAGCTTCAACACACCAATCTTTGAAGCCGTTCAAGGAAAAGCAAAACTTACTATACCAAATGACGATGAAACCAAGGCCGTACCATTTGGAGGCTGCATTCTCTATGAAAGTCCTACTATTCAAACCCCAGATAATCGGTATAATATGGCAAAAATCGGAAGGAAATTAAATTATGTGGCTGATGAGAGTCCTACTggtacaaacaaaaatagcagtaATCaactgaaaaaatcattgaactGGACGACTCTTCACCTTTCCAACAAGTCTAAACCCTGCGGTAAAAATCGTAAGGAAAAAAATCGTCACGATCTGCAGATAAATATTATGGAAGATATGTGGCAAATCGCAGACGAGCACTATCCAGATTCGGAGAACGAAAACTGCAACTATAGTCCAAGTCCTCGTTGTTCAATTTCATTATTATCATCAAATTTAAAAAGTTCTACCATAGATCTGTCAGAAACGTCATTTCCAAATATTAGTTCATCAATTCCGGTGGGTGCCAAGTACCCGGATTTACCGGGCCGTTATTCCGACGAGTACGACAGTGAAGAGAGCTTTGTGATGCTCTTCGATATGGCTACTCCATTGGCCAGGATCGATGTCGTTTCTGCAAGTTCTGTACCCCCATCAGTGTTAGCCAACCGGCAGCGATGTCGACAGTTATCGGAATGCAGCGATGATAGTATCGTGTTCTGCTACGAAAGTGAAGGTAACGATTTTATCTCTCAAGCGGAAATCGATTTTGACGGTGAAGATGATTCTGAAGAAGACGAAGATACAGATGATGACAGCTATGATGAGGATAGCGAAGGCACCCTATCACATCAACCAGATTCCGGTTTTGAGGAGAAGAAGGTCAGTAGTAGTAGAAGTAGTTGCATTAACGT of Aedes albopictus strain Foshan unplaced genomic scaffold, AalbF5 HiC_scaffold_617, whole genome shotgun sequence contains these proteins:
- the LOC109406276 gene encoding uncharacterized protein LOC109406276, encoding MISNWNTSRMTAGMGINMEFSPSDPLFSENNGASSGRGFTTASIRGFIGIVKQKCWSAMHSWLIPPESQTNTADSTKKSLVVPDVSVDCSFNTPIFEAVQGKAKLTIPNDDETKAVPFGGCILYESPTIQTPDNRYNMAKIGRKLNYVADESPTGTNKNSSNQLKKSLNWTTLHLSNKSKPCGKNRKEKNRHDLQINIMEDMWQIADEHYPDSENENCNYSPSPRCSISLLSSNLKSSTIDLSETSFPNISSSIPVGAKYPDLPGRYSDEYDSEESFVMLFDMATPLARIDVVSASSVPPSVLANRQRCRQLSECSDDSIVFCYESEGNDFISQAEIDFDGEDDSEEDEDTDDDSYDEDSEGTLSHQPDSGFEEKKVSSSRSSCINVE